TCCCGCTCTAGATCTTTCCGTGAGCATCTTATAAAATACTATTTTTATCTTCTAAGTAGGACTGAATAAAATGAATTAAAATCTATTTTCTCCCTTAAATACTAGCAAGCGCAATATTTATAATCTCAAGGGTAATATATGTAAAAGGAAATTAACCATGAATTTGACAACACCAGTAAGCAGAAAGTTTAAAATCTTTTGTCACCGCCACAAGTTCTTAAGGAATGAACTAGTAAAAGATCGCCATAAAGTTCTCAAAGCTGAAAAAAGGCAAAATTGTCTAAATAGTATGGTTGGTAGTAACATCTTGTCACCAGTCGATACCCCACCACAGGTATGACAACAAAGTAAGTTCCCACAACAAAAGCATCACTCCATCTGtgtcaaaaccaaaaaaaaaaaaaaaaatcaaaatattttaTCAGAAAAACATACTAAATAAGCATGTTTCActcaacctccacttccaaccaagaggttgtcagttagagtctccccaagagcaaggcgggaagttcttggagggaaggatgccgggggtctatttggaaacaacctctctaccctcagagtaggggtaaggtctgcgtacacactaccctccccagaccccactaagtgagattatactggattgttgttgttgtagcacctACAATAATCAGAAGTAAAGAAAAAGCTGGAGGCAAATGGCTCTAAAGTATCAAAATCTATTTGATTGGTTTGCGTTATTACTGAATTTACTTATATATATGAATAACAACTGAATTTGAGCACCATTAGATTTGAGCTCTTAGAGGCAAATGAAAGTATTGGTGTTAGtgcattttaaaattaaaattataatattaaagtgtattattttttGTGAGATAGTGGTTATAAATTGGGAAGAAAGTGGTCATTATTTTAGTGTAACTTTTGAAACCATTAATGTCATGATCTACCACTAATTACCCactaaaaattatattttataaccACCAACCTATGTTCTACTATTTTATTATCCCACTATCTTATTATTTATTTCATGGAAGCCTATAAATAGTGGTGTTTCCTCCTTGTAGTGTAGATGAAAAAAATATGATAGTGAGAATGAGAAAAGTTTTGTGGTATACATGAAAAAGGTGTGGTTGGCATTATAGAAAAGAGAGTTAACAAAAGGAGAACATCTAAGTCTCCAACGTATTCTCTGTAGAAGAGAATATTATTTTTGTTGAAGGAAGGTGTTCATTTTTTGTGGAGCTTTGGACTCAACAACTTGTCTAGAGTTTGTTCGAGTCATACGATATTGCCGGGCTATTGTAACTTAGAGGGAACAAGTCAAGAGTATTACTGCTAGACCAGTGAAGATGCTACCGCAGTGGGCTTGAATCTCCTTAAAGCGAGCGAGATATCTGcgcctcatttatttttcttaaaggGAACAAGtcaagaatatttatttatttttcttcatcATATTTTTCAACTATAATTACTTGTAATTTCACCCAGAGAAAGAACTCATTTGCGCACCCAGTGGGGATAGTTCTTGTCTGATTTAGGTTACCTTGTTTTCGGAGCAAGTTATGTAGACAATATGAAAGAACTCAACTGCCAGCACAATTGAAAGGGAAAAAAAATTTAAGTTCTGTAATAGTACCTTTTGCTTTTTTGCTTGTGCAACATCATTTTGTTGAGGAGAAGTCCCAACATCTTCATTGGCAAGCTTAAGTTGTAAAGAGGTCCCAACGTCTTCATTAGCAGGCTGCACACACATCGATTAATCTTAAAATTAAAGCTGAAGGCGACATGGGATGCAAAATATATGCATGTAGTTTAAGTATAGAGGAAAAATACACTTACTTCATCAGCTGACTCGTGAACACTTTTAGATTCAGAAGATACACCTTTCCCTGCATTCTCGATGACGTTATCCTTAGTTTCTCCAAGTGCAGAGGCTTCTTCTACATGAAGTTCAACACTGGGGAATTAGAAACTTCTCAAAACTTGTAAGAACATGATATATTTATGTCAAGTCTCTCCCCATCCCCACCCTAGGGCGAAGCTACTTTATGCGAAGGTGGTTAATTGACCACCTTAAAATTTATACAGCGTATATATAAGGGGGGCGAAAATTCCTGGTTCGACACTGCACCATTGATGCCTTTTGGCTGTTGTTTGTCAAGTGTTGTCTTCTCAAAAGAGCCATTTTGATCATTCAGAGTTTTGACTTCATTGTCTACAACAGATCTTTGGTTCTTTATCATCTTCTTACGGGCTTCTTCTTTTTGCAATTCATTCCACGTATACTGTGGAATTGTACAAAAAGCAAGATCAACGATAGGATAATAATTTTATTTGAAAGGGAAAAGAATTGAATGACAAAATTAGATTTGAGAAGAACCAAACTCACCAACACCCAATCACTGTCTTTCATTGTAAGAGAAATCACGAGCAAATATCAGTGTCTCCCCTTGGCTGGTGAGCTATTCCCTAAACAACTTGAATTAATTGAAGAAGCAAATCAGTTTAGGCTCATTAATTATATTACGAAGATCATTTAGAGTTCATTTTAAAAAGTACTATATGTTATCATACCATATTAAGATATCAAGATCAGCACGACTAACAATTAAGTAACATTTAGTAAAAACAAAAAGAGCATATAGATCGACGGATGTTAGTACGTGCAGGTTGCATTCTCTTTTTGTTTAACCATATGTTACTCGGAACCTACTTACCACTAATCTAGATTCGTGCTGTGTAGGTCTATACCATGCATCAAAATGCATGATGCCTTTTGATTTGTAAAAGCATTTTCTTGAAGCGCTAATAAACTTAAAGGAAAAGCttttaatttcaaaatcaaaGTTTCACACAATCCAGATTTAAGATATTAATTCAAAGGAACCATCCCATTTTTATCATCAATGaacattcatatatatatatatatatatatatatatatatatatatatatatatatatatatatatatatatatatatatatattaaatgtgCCATCTAGTTTCTAAATCAAAAACAAAGATGGACTTATAGAGTGCTAGAATTCAAGACCTCAAAAACTCCAAAAGAAACTAAGAAACCTCAAAATCAGGAAAACACACGAAAAATCATCACTCAAATCAAGAAAATGCACAGAAAAATCACCGGGGACAAAGGAGAAGAATGGTTGAATGTGAACTCACCTTTTTGCAATATTGGTTTTGTTGAGCATTGTCTTTGCTTGAAACTCTATTTATACAAACTGAATGAAGGCTCCACTTTGACCTTTTGCAATCCATTTTGGATTCTGCAAAATATCTGACACTATTGACACATACTCCATATTTAACGCATAGTTATTATCATATTTTCAGCATTTACAAAAAGCAAATTGAATTTAATACGGATTTTTAGAAGTTACTccatccgttcacttttacttacacgttttgacttttcacacccttaaaaaataataaataaagtgcataatttatcatgatacccatattaattgatgcatattttattggatttgataaaataatttgaaatgagtaataaatactgtGGGTATAACAGGAAAAAAAATTGTCTTCCCTTAATATGgataaagtgacaagtaaaaatgaaaatttatttttagtatacatgccaagtaaaagtgaacggaggtaTATTAATTTGTAAATAAAAGAACGGGCTAATTTCACACATACTCACTAAACTTTTCCTCTTGTAGGCGTACTTTTTTCCAGCACCAAAATTTGACACGTCagttaactaaaaaaaaattTCAGCCTGTCATAATTAtattttaaactatttttttaataaattttcCCAGGTTGACTGGGGTGTTGCAACAAGAAAGGAGGGGGAATATTTTTAAACTATAGACAATTTAAAAGAACATTAACGATAAGAAACTTTTATGAATTTCAACAAGCTAAATTGGGTAATGTTTTTACAATCTCCATCTTTAGTTTAGTTAATTACTATatgtttttatattttaatatttGTTAGTACAATTGGCATTTGCCATGATCGTcacgaatagaaggaaaagaataaaattatttattttcctATACCACCTATTTATTGAAATGCTTCTCCAATGTGAACCATTTCCTTTTTAACAGCTTAACCTAATTCTAAAGGAGGAAAAAATATTAGATTGTGCTTCTCGATTGTTTATGAATTCGATATGCAGATTAGGATAATGAGGATGGGTAGGAAAAGAAACAAACGAAATGCATGGCACCAGTTATTACTTACTTTTTAAGTGACGTGATCGTGTAAAAAATTCTTACAGTCTATCCACTTAAAATATAATTGCATGTAATAGAAAGTAACCTATCATAGTATGTTAAATTATATTATTATGCCTTGATTCCCTCGTACAGGGCACAGATGAAAGTTAGTCGAgaatcccttttttcttttcgtgCCTCGGGAACACCTTCGAATATATTTGATTGGAAGGAGGGTGTGATTCTTCCGGAGATTGGCAAGTCATATTTTTCCCGGCATCCGCCCCTGTATGGGTTCGATAgaaaattttgtatatatttgtGTTTAAAAATTCacttaatatatataaataatttatcATAACCCAGTAAATTATCTTTTCTATAATTCATAACTCATAAAGTCAAAATCACGGCCCTTCCTCTGAATTAAGACTTAGTCTAATACGGATTTTGTCAAAATTTACAAATAGCAAACAAAATTTAATGGGGCCATTTGCAAATATAGCCATTTTTAAGCGCTCTAATTTAAAAATAAGCTAcaatattttataaaattgcaaaccTAGCCACTCTTTGAAAGTAGTGGGGCAGCGATAGTCTGCAGTTCAGCTACATTAGTTCAAATTTATAACTAATGATTCGACATTGAGTTGCAGTAGTTCAAACTTCAGACCTATGGTCATAtatgtttacctcgaaaaatgggGTAACAATTAAAtgtaatttgtggttttaaataTATGTGATTTATTataatactagtgaatatacaagtaatattaagtTTAAATAAAAAGAATTGATGAATCAAACCCGTGTTGCTATAACAATGAGGACCTCAAGCTTGACTTTCTTGGGGGCCTCGAGGTCAGCTAAGAACAATGAAGTATGgataataaaataaaagcaataaagctgaagaacacttGTTGAGCACGTTAAATAAGAAGAGCAGAagtagaatattctattgcagtgaataatgTGAGATGATCTTTACAAATTGATtgtggtcccctttatataggaggagaaaatccccaatatagtacattcctaattgtagcaaagaattctattggtacaactgtataacaacctagtacggacttgtactatttcGTACAGATCTTATCCTATAATTTATGCCCTGACCCACGTGTCAttgagaaattcccgctctttcttgagtATCTTCGAGATTGCACTGTCCTCGATATGGGTCGTGCCCGGCCTTAGACCTGCTTCCTCGAGGTATATATCCTGCAGTCGGGTCCGACCTCTACCTCGAGTCACCCCGACTCGAACTCATAGCCCAATTTAAGACTTCGAAATCGGGCTtcttgattttgaccgtatacagatagtccccgcgtttcttagaatgaaatgataagaaacggttTGTATTCCCGAAGCCCTTAGTGATGATGTCATCCTCGTGATGCGAGTGTTCAAAGTGGCCGAAACGTCCCATCGGCCCACTTCCCCAAAAATATTGAATGCACGCCCGCGCTGGTTGGCCACTAACGCCACCAAACCATCGCTGCTCCTTTATAAATATGAGGCATTTTCTCTAAGTGAAGAACTTTACTCTTTATTCTATCCTTTCCCTCTTCATCTCTTCCTTCAACCACTCATTTCTTCCGCCACTTTAAGCGCCGgaaatgttacaccccatattttcgtacatgtaAAATACactataaataaattaatgagagcccggaagtgagatgtcacgtcccgtagtactacattacgacgatgttgcaccatgtagtgttgtgcgttgaatttgtcataaggtaactgacagcagtccaaggaaaagattatttagaaattataaggattatgctatttcaaacaagtaataagtaaattcgtaaaggtgaaagggAAAGCAAGTCAAAAGAAATGAACTTTCGTCCAAGCTtgtcatgttgggataaaatagggctcaagctaaaatactcgatctttatggactagtacaatacaaggtactacatgatcaTGATACtaaagtatattatagtaaggtgtataaagtatattaaaagcgagtgatattttaagtaatttgtgttaattcttaattatatggttAAATTAGTAATTATCTAAAATGATTGGTAAGAACATCACGTGGCAAGAAGAGAAATGAAGGAAAGTGACTCATTAATTAATTTGCAAGATGGCAACTTTTAAAGAGATAAGTACTTTATCTCATTTGACTAAAGACTTTTGTTGTCTCATTTTGGCTAATGATTTGTTATGGAGGAAGCCTAATGTATGGAAAACGTTATTTTTCTTGCTTTTAGAAAACAACCATTCCTTTCCTAAGTAATTACAAAAATACTACAACAAGTAAGATTTTCACCTTCAATTTTCCATTGAATTCCACCTTTTAAAACGGAAACAGTGAAGTTAATAAGAACTCCTTTCCGTTTTTTTTCCACATACAAAGTAATTTTGGCACTAAAGCTAAAAGGaatgatttatgaatacatagaAGAAGACATGTCCAACAAAAGTCCTTTGCTTCTGAAATACAATCCAATTCACAAGAAAACTTCCTGTGCTAATCCTTCGTAAAAAGTCAGTCTGTAAATCCCTGGTCATCGTGAATACGTCGACAAGACATGGCCACTGAATCCATTTCTTTTGACTGATCCCCATGAAGGAGTCATGGCTCGGTTTTGGGCTAAATATGTTAacgataaggtatgttaaggctatcccttcttttttttggcatgatccctacgatatgaacgaaagtgcaaatgcacaaattccaaactgactctactcatagaagtaatagaaatatctatgttcttaaaTTTTcaggtgtcataatattttatcatctgttcatgggtcttagaaaaatacgaaagttgaaaggaTGTTACTTTGTGATATTGCTCAaggggcaaaatggtcttataacaTTCTGAAtggttttattgacgtacttttcatgcattgcatccacgtgcattgacccatgacctgatggcattatatacgcgtatatatatatatgtaaatatatgtatatgggatatgggaaaaggttatggcgttatatacgcaccaccacctgattagctggtatatgatgatgatgttgcccacagtggctgcaatatgattcaaacggcgttatatacgcatatatgggtatgtattcaaatggcgttatatacacatatatatgtatgtattcaaacggcgttatttacgcgtatatatgtatgtatatatatgtatatgggatatgggaaaggttatggtgttatatacgcaccaccacctcatcagctggtatacgatgatgattttgcccatagtggccgatatgatatgatgggatgccctcagaggctgatgatgttatgaaacatatacctatgcacgacatgacattcatacgcatatgcatgacgctgaaagtaatttatgatttacaaagttattcagacatatgagttgagtcatgtactccatatatcttccatgtctcctatgtatttatttatgtgccttacatactcggtacattattcgtactaacgtcccttttgcccggggacactgcatttcatgcccgcagatcctgatagacaggtcgagagccttccaagtaggctatcaactcagcggaagatgttggtgcgctccatttgcttcggagctgcgtatttggttagtatgatttagacgtctattgtttggtatggcgggactatTTTCCGAACTTTATGACAttcatgtactcttagaggcttgtagacatatgtcgtatatataaaagattgtacggccttgtcggcctatgttttgagtttataaaagatcatgttggcctattaggcccatatgtcatgtgtatatgataatgtaataagaaagatacgttacgttggtactcagtcaagtaaggtactgggtgcccgtcgcgacccatcggtttggatcgtgacaggaAAACACCAAGATCTTGCCGAAAACACCACATCCCTGTGTATCTGCATTCTTTAGCTTACAATCATGGCCAAAACTTCCAATACGATCCCCAAAAAGGAAAAAGCATCATCTTCCTCTACCTCCCGGCCGGCCACAACGGTGATACCACCAACACTTGAGGAAATTACCCTTGGTGATTGCATCATCAAGAAGAACTTTGGTATCGAGAATCCTCCCAATGTTGAAGTGTAGAAAGATTACCAAGAGAAAGCGGAATACGTCCTGTAAAatagttagaaacaaga
The Nicotiana sylvestris chromosome 11, ASM39365v2, whole genome shotgun sequence DNA segment above includes these coding regions:
- the LOC104248596 gene encoding uncharacterized protein isoform X1, coding for MKDSDWVLYTWNELQKEEARKKMIKNQRSVVDNEVKTLNDQNGSFEKTTLDKQQPKGINEEASALGETKDNVIENAGKGVSSESKSVHESADEPANEDVGTSLQLKLANEDVGTSPQQNDVAQAKKQKVLLQNLNFFSLSIVLAVEFFHIVYITCSENKVT
- the LOC104248596 gene encoding uncharacterized protein isoform X2, producing the protein MKDSDWVLYTWNELQKEEARKKMIKNQRSVVDNEVKTLNDQNGSFEKTTLDKQQPKGINEEASALGETKDNVIENAGKGVSSESKSVHESADEPANEDVGTSLQLKLANEDVGTSPQQNDVAQAKKQKME